The following coding sequences lie in one Aspergillus puulaauensis MK2 DNA, chromosome 3, nearly complete sequence genomic window:
- the fcpA gene encoding protein-serine/threonine phosphatase (COG:K;~EggNog:ENOG410PH1W;~InterPro:IPR036420,IPR011947,IPR001357,IPR036412, IPR039189,IPR023214,IPR004274;~PFAM:PF03031;~go_component: GO:0005634 - nucleus [Evidence IEA];~go_function: GO:0004721 - phosphoprotein phosphatase activity [Evidence IEA];~go_function: GO:0008420 - RNA polymerase II CTD heptapeptide repeat phosphatase activity [Evidence IEA];~go_process: GO:0070940 - dephosphorylation of RNA polymerase II C-terminal domain [Evidence IEA]) → MLLRLPSSLHYPITVTSLLKQPGDEVERDEAIFWYVYQTTVTEGDGLGNKVDVKRSFPTRFESTVDGSIVQWKITKGDIIDEPVDIVEIDEPCAHEVQYGGLCAECGKDMTEATYNTEVTDSMRAPIQMTHDNTALTVSEREAVRVEEDAKRRLLANRKLSLVVDLDQTIIHAAVDPTIGEWMADKDNPNHAAVSDVRAFQLVDDGPGMRGCWYYIKLRPGLEEFLQNISEMYELHIYTMGTRSYAQAIHSIIDPDRKLFGDRILSRDESGSLSVKNLHRLFPVDTKMVVIIDDRGDVWRWSPNLIKVIPYDFFVGIGDINSSFLPKKQEMETAEEKQEASQAPPPTEHHVNGSTEKHDATDVSTLEQLVTMGGGDNPRLLQEQSDAQDETIMHQVEDRPLLQKQKELDAEDESAESSDSSAVEGSQDPSEHRHHLLIDNDQELIKLAYRLEQLHTKFYDDYEKKRARGLGGRVAALRGEKAISKEKDVDLKLVPDVKDILPEIKRRILGDVVIVHSGLWKLNEDTANLEITHHAKSFGVTFANKINQRTTHLLTAGKRTAKFQEATRYPHIKIVQKQWLIDSLLQWKHLDEKPYLIPIHPNERGPPISPSSKEVAESSWLSSSDEVTDNEETSELSDDILKSSGLNEMSTIGYDEDEEAAVHEELKEFLGSDDESESDSEASFMERDEVPPTSAPGKKRKRDEGADTEEGDEDDSEIQPESGDAPGSRLSQRIKRSYERSTGLKEVSSAGPGGGASAPSIGREPGTEVVAGAEEQIPNVVFPETEEEAVAAQNPDSTYPQDPVEDDDELEREMLAAFEEGGHDSEAEEEIGEDNG, encoded by the exons ATGCTTCTTCGATTACCGTCGAGTCTCCACTACCCCATCACCGTTACGTCGTTGCTGAAACAACCCGGTGATGAGGTGGAGAGGGATGAGGCGATATTCTGGTATGTGTACCAAACTACCGTTACAGAAGGGGATGGGTTGGGAAACAAGGTCGATGTGAAGCGAAGTTTCCCGACGCGGTTTGAATCGACCGTTGATGGGTCGATTGTGCAGTGGAAAATTACTAAAGGGGACATTATTGATGAACC TGTTGATATCGTTGAGATAGATGAGCCATGCGCACACGAAGTGCAGTATGGTGGGCTCTGCGCTGAGTGTGGGAAGGATATGACCGA GGCGACGTATAACACGGAGGTCACGGATTCTATGCGCGCACCAATTCAGATGACTCATGACAATACGGCGCTCACTGTAAGCGAGAGGGAGGCTGTACgcgtggaagaagatgcgAAACGGCGCCTGCTAGCAAATCGGAAACTCTCGCTTGTAGTTGACCTCGACCAAACCATTATCCATGCAGCGGTTGACCCTACTATTGGCGAGTGGATGGCAGACAAAGATAATCCGAACCATGCTGCCGTGAGTGATGTGCGGGCGTTTCAATTGGTAGATGATGGTCCTGGGATGCGTGGCTGTTGGTACTATATTAAGCTACGACCGGGACTAGAGGAATTCTTACAGAATATCTCGGAGATGTATGAGCTCCACATCTACACGATGGGAACTAGGTCATACGCACAGGCCATTCATAGTATCATAGATCCAGATCGGAAGCTCTTCGGCGATCGCATCCTCAGTCGTGATGAGAGTGGAAGTTTGTCCGTTAAAAACCTCCATCGGCTGTTCCCCGTGGATACAAAGATGGTCGTTATCATCGACGACCGCGGGGACGTTTGGCGATGGAGCCCCAACCTTATCAAGGTTATACCGTACGACTTCTTCGTCGGCATCGGGGAcatcaactccagcttcctGCCGAAAAagcaggagatggagaccgccgaggagaagcaggaagcGAGCCAAGCCCCCCCTCCCACCGAACACCATGTCAATGGATCGACAGAAAAACACGACGCGACCGATGTATCAACCCTAGAACAGCTGGTGACCATGGGCGGCGGAGATAATCCAAGGTTGCTCCAGGAACAAAGTGATGCGCAAGACGAGACGATAATGCATCAAGTCGAGGACCGTCCACTTCTgcagaagcaaaaagaacTAGATGCCGAGGATGAATCGGCGGAATCCAGCGACTCATCTGCCGTGGAAGGGTCGCAAGATCCGTCAGaacaccgtcatcatctACTAATTGACAACGACCAAGAACTTATCAAGCTAGCATATCGGCTGGAACAACTCCACACCAAGTTTTACGATGACTATGAGAAGAAGCGAGCGCGAGGCCTAGGAGGACGAGTGGCAGCGTTACGTGGCGAAAAGGCCATTTCAAAGGAAAAGGACGTGGATCTAAAACTAGTTCCTGATGTCAAGGACATCTTACCAGAGATTAAACGCCGTATCTTGGGAGATGTAGTCATCGTTCATTCTGGACTATGGAAGTTGAACGAGGACACGGCAAACCTTGAGATTACGCACCACGCGAAAAGCTTCGGTGTCACATTCGCAAACAAGATTAACCAAAGAACCACCCATCTTCTAACCGCCGGGAAGCGTACCGCCAAATTCCAAGAAGCGACCCGATACCCTCACATCAAGATCGTCCAGAAGCAATGGCTAATAGACAGCTTACTCCAGTGGAAACACCTAGACGAGAAGCCGTATCTAATTCCCATCCACCCCAACGAGCGTGGGCCACCTATCTCACCAAGCTCCAAGGAAGTAGCCGAGAGCTCGTGGCTCTCATCCTCCGACGAAGTCACGGATAACGAGGAGACTTCCGAGCTGAGTGACGACATCCTCAAGTCTTCTGGACTCAACGAAATGTCTACTATTGGctacgacgaggacgaggaggctgctgtCCACGAAGAGCTTAAGGAATTTCTAGGCAGTGACGACGAAAGCGAAAGCGACAGCGAGGCGTCATTCATGGAGCGCGACGAAGTGCCTCCCACGTCAGCTCCGGGCAAAAAACGCAAGCGCGATGAAGGTGCCGATACAGAAGaaggcgacgaagacgatTCAGAAATCCAACCTGAATCGGGTGATGCCCCTGGCTCTCGTCTCTCACAGCGTATTAAGCGGTCATATGAACGGAGCACTGGGTTGAAAGAAGTCTCTAGTGCTGGCCCAGGCGGTGGTGCCTCTGCTCCTAGTATAGGCCGCGAACCAGGCACAGAAGTTGTCGCTGGCGCGGAGGAACAAATCCCAAATGTCGTATTCCCCgagacagaagaagaggccgtTGCAGCTCAGAATCCAGACTCAACCTACCCTCAGGATCCAGtagaggatgacgacgaactAGAACGCGAAATGCTCGCTGCCTTCGAAGAAGGTGGGCACGActccgaagccgaagaggaaattgGCGAGGACAACGGCTAG
- a CDS encoding uncharacterized protein (COG:S;~EggNog:ENOG410PPT9;~TransMembrane:4 (i20-40o52-73i78-100o149-168i)), with protein MPRRHAPKHYRWPEIQLNIWILTVLAASCICLGIFAWFISVQAELRLGIPWLFPYMLTTSALALFFIIVVLVLAAQGFLLPGIILVGTFILFALWLTGLIETSLQMYGVVANINGNCQIWVDDNRQGGDNLDTMAWIAQSNICNCWRTAFAFELVNTVFFLWMIVMAWKVHRDVHHRR; from the exons ATGCCACGCCGCCATGCCCCAAAACATTACCGGTGGCCGGAAATCCAACTCAACATCTGGATTCTCACTGTCCTCGCGGCCTCCTGCATCTGCCTGGGTATCTTCGCCTGGTTCATATCTGTTCAGGCAGAGCTGAGACTCGGGATACCATG GCTCTTCCCGTACATGCTTACAACGTCCGCCCTCGCGCTCTTCTTCATAATTGTCGTCCTTGTCCTCGCAGCACAGGGCTTCCTGCTCCCCGGGATAATCCTTGTCGGCACATTTATCCTCTTTGCGCTCTGGCTAACAGGCCTCATCGAAACCTCGCTCCAGATGTACGGCGTCGTCGCCAACATCAACGGCAACTGCCAAATCTGGGTGGACGATAACCGTCAGGGCGGCGATAATCTGGATACAATGGCGTGGATTGCGCAGAGTAATATTT GTAACTGCTGGCGAACGGCATTCGCGTTCGAGCTGGTAAATACAGTATTCTTTTTGTGGATGATTGTTATGGCGTGGAAGGTACATCGGGATGTTCACCATCGCCGTTGA
- the rpt3 gene encoding proteasome regulatory particle base subunit RPT3 (COG:O;~EggNog:ENOG410PGYA;~InterPro:IPR003960,IPR003959,IPR027417,IPR003593, IPR032501,IPR035256,IPR005937;~PFAM:PF16450,PF00004,PF07728,PF07724;~go_component: GO:0005737 - cytoplasm [Evidence IEA];~go_function: GO:0005524 - ATP binding [Evidence IEA];~go_function: GO:0016787 - hydrolase activity [Evidence IEA];~go_function: GO:0016887 - ATPase activity [Evidence IEA];~go_function: GO:0036402 - proteasome-activating ATPase activity [Evidence IEA];~go_process: GO:0030163 - protein catabolic process [Evidence IEA]) — protein MGDVAVENPASALSSHTKAAPLDTIPNIDSLEGTGADDGDEYANLKKLQRHLEYIKLQEEYIKDEQRSLKRELVRAQEEIKRIQSVPLVIGQFMEAIDQNTGIVQSSTGSNYVVRILSTLDREKLKPSSSVALHRHSNALVDILPPEADSSIAMLGENEKPDVTYADVGGLDMQKQEIREAVELPLTHFDLYKQIGIDPPRGVLLYGPPGTGKTMLVKAVANSTTASFIRVNGSEFVQKYLGEGPRMVRDVFRMARENSPAIIFIDEIDAIATKRFDAQTGADREVQRILLELLNQMDGFEQSSNVKVIMATNRADTLDPALLRPGRLDRKIEFPSLRDRRERRLIFSTIASKMSLSPEVDLDSLIVRNEPLSGAVIAAIMQEAGLRAVRKNRYNIIQSDLEDAYSAQVKTGQDDDRPDFYR, from the exons ATGGGAGACGTCGCCGTGGAGAACCCGGCGAGCGCCCTCTCGTCTCACACGAAGGCAGCTCCCTTGGACACGATTCCCAACATAGATTCGCTCGAAGGTACAGGGGCTGACGATGGTGACGAATACGCTAATTTGAAGAAACTGCAAAGACACCTGGA GTACATCAAACTCCAAGAGGAATACATCAAGGATGAGCAAAG GAGTTTGAAGAGGGAGCTGGTTCGTGCACAGGAAGAAATCAAGCGGATACAGAGTGTACCCTTGGTCATTGGCCAGTTCATGGAAGCGATCGATCAGAA caCCGGTATCGTACAATCGTCGACTGGCTCGAATTATGTCGTTCGCATCCTCTCTACCCTTGACCGCGAAAAGCTgaaaccatcatcctccgTCGCGCTGCACCGCCATTCTAATGCTCTTGTCGATATTCTTCCTCCGGAGGCCGACTCCTCTATTGCTATGCTAGGCGAAAATGAGAAGCCGGATGTCACATACGCAGATGTTGGTGGTCTTGATATGCAGAAGCAGGAGATCCGAGAGGCAGTCGAGCTTCCTCTGACACACTTTGACCTCTACAAGCAAATCG GTATCGATCCCCCTCGCGGTGTTCTCCTGTACGGCCCTCCAGGTACCGGAAAAACTATGTTGGTCAAGGCGGTTGCGAACAGTACCACCGCTAGCTTCATTCGAGTGAACGGTTCAGAATTCGTGCAAAAGTATCTCGGAGAGGGACCCCGTATGGTCCGCGATGTCTTCAGGATGGCTCGAGAAAACTCACCAGCAATCATCTTCATTGATGAAATCGATGCCATTGCCACAAAGCGTTTCGATGCACAGACCGGTGCTGACCGTGAGGTTCAGCGTATTCTGCTGGAACTTTTGAACCAAATGGATGGTTTCGAGCAGTCAAGCAACGTGAAAGTCATCATGGCCACCAACCGAGCGGATACCCTCGATCCAGCCTTACTGCGACCTGGTCGTTTGGACCGAAAGATTGAATTCCCGTCTCTCCGTGATAGGCGTGAGCGACGACTGATTTTCTCCACAATCGCATCTAAGATGTCCTTGTCTCCTGAGGTGGACCTGGATTCTCTCATCGTCAGAAACGAGCCGCTGTCCGGTGCCGTTATTGCTGCAATCATGCAAGAAGCTGGTCTCCGCGCAGTTCGCAAGAACCGATACAACATCATCCAGTCTGATCTTGAGGATGCTTACTCTGCTCAAGTTAAGACTGGACAGGACGATGACAG ACCCGACTTCTACCGGTAA
- the CAR1 gene encoding arginase (BUSCO:EOG09263E87;~COG:E;~EggNog:ENOG410PFFU;~InterPro:IPR020855,IPR023696,IPR014033,IPR006035;~PFAM:PF00491;~go_function: GO:0004053 - arginase activity [Evidence IEA];~go_function: GO:0016813 - hydrolase activity, acting on carbon-nitrogen (but not peptide) bonds, in linear amidines [Evidence IEA];~go_function: GO:0046872 - metal ion binding [Evidence IEA];~go_process: GO:0006525 - arginine metabolic process [Evidence IEA]) codes for MTQPSTIEQRFLSQPTQLGVVAVGFNGGQCKLGVEAAPMALIESGLLDQLREDLDYDIHYDNTVHYYEKQIPAEDPDHRGMKKPRAVSAVTETLSSQTYEHSKEGKFTLTLGGDHSIAIGSISGIAKATRERLGREIGVIWVDAHADINIPEQSPSGNIHGMPMAFLTRLAKEEKKDVFGWLKDDHIINLHKLVYIGLRDVDRGEKKLLRENGIKAFSMHDVDRHGIGRVVEMALAHIGNDTPIHLSFDVDALDPQWAPSTGTPVRGGLTLREGDFICECVHETGNLISMDLVEVNPSLDAVGASDTIRTGCSLVRSALGDTLL; via the exons ATGACTCAACCCTCCACTATCGAGCAGAGATTCCTCTCTCAGCCTACCCAGCTGGGTGTTGTCGCGGTGGGCTTCAATGGCGGCCAG TGCAAGCTTGGCGTCGAGGCAGCTCCTATGGCCCTCATCGAATCCGGCCTTCTTGATCAGCTGCGCGAAGACCTTGACTATGACATTCACTACGATAACACCGTCCACTACTATGAAAAGCAGATCCCTGCTGAAGACCCCGACCACCGGGGCATGAAGAAGCCTCGTGCTGTGAGCGCTGTCACGGAGACGCTCAGCTCGCAGACCTACGAACACTCCAAGGAGGGGAAGTTCACTCTAACCCTCGGTGGTGACCACTCCATTGCGATTGGGAGCATCTCGGGTATTGCCAAGGCGACTCGCGAGCGCCTGGGGAGGGAGATCGGTGTTATCTGGGTTGATGCCCACGCTGATATCAACATTCCCGAGCAGAGTCCTAGTGGGAACATCCACGGTATGCCAATGGCTTTCCTGACTAGActtgcgaaggaggagaagaaagacgTCTTCGGGTGGTTGAAGGACGACCACATCATCAATCTCCACAAGCTCGTCTATATAGGATTGCGGGATGTTGATCGTGGTGAGAAGAAGCTGCTCCGTGAGAATGGCATCAAGGCGTTCAGCATGCACGACGTTGACCG ACACGGAATCGGTCGCGTCGTCGAGATGGCGCTCGCTCACATTGGAAACGACACCCCCATCCATCTGTCGTTCGACGTCGATGCGCTCGACCCTCAGTGGGCACCTAGCACTGGAACCCCCGTGCGTGGGGGATTGACTCTTCGTGAGGGAGACTTCATCTGCGAGTGTGTGCACGAGACAGGTAACCTCATCTCCATGGATTTGGTCGAGGtcaaccccagcctcgaTGCCGTGGGGGCGTCCGACACGATTCGAACTGGGTGCTCGTTGGTGCGCAGTGCATTGGGAGATACATTGCTGTAG
- a CDS encoding ankyrin repeat domain-containing protein (COG:T;~EggNog:ENOG410PJQ6;~InterPro:IPR002110,IPR036770,IPR001810,IPR020683;~PFAM:PF12796,PF13637,PF13857;~go_function: GO:0005515 - protein binding [Evidence IEA]), with protein MSLLKLPNEILKSIWDHLVLRHQQNSLIQSSRQLHSVLNVYLYRDAVQRDPLRVSRWAAKHGREDTLEKLVREGLDVKDDPSMVLLFEAARYGRDGIIRFLIRHGVTDLDTKEDRGHNGGSALSLAVLMGRESVVRLLLQHRVDLESRNLFWETPLLTAVKCGYERLVPLLLQERADPDVEDAQGRTTLWYAVDGRNMEIIKLLTDRLPKCRIDRGVVNGTTPLLRAIELNNTQAAKLLLEAGAQIDPLSKFNLPFDSVDDDLWARLHGLTSAQARLIMQQFSAVGCEVDKRHGTALQMAIYHNLIGVVRVILDEGIVTEESGSYAVAWATSRGNQEMVELLLHECVDPEFPKALLFAAMHGLEGIAERILDVSAEPTPSSRSGVSPLEWAVRRGHYGVVALLVERGADLEQQKRKDLLVHAIQTKYSRLFRALVKGVDMDQGEYLILQPLLKTVGDWVHNNG; from the coding sequence ATGTCTCTCCTCAAGCTGCCCAATGAAATCCTCAAATCCATATGGGATCATTTAGTTTTGAGACACCAGCAGAATTCGCTTATCCAGTCATCTCGCCAGTTGCACTCCGTTTTGAACGTTTATCTCTACCGGGATGCAGTGCAACGCGACCCTCTACGTGTTTCCCGATGGGCAGCAAAGCACGGCCGCGAAGACACCTTGGAGAAGTTAGTGAGAGAAGGGCTGGACGTGAAGGATGACCCCTCTATGGTATTACTCTTCGAGGCTGCCCGGTACGGAAGAGATGGTATTATTCGCTTCTTGATCCGACATGGAGTTACGGATTTAGATACCAAGGAGGATCGGGGCCATAATGGTGGTTCTGCGCTCTCTTTGGCTGTTCTCATGGGCCGTGAATCTGTGGTTCGCTTGCTACTACAGCATCGCGTTGATCTCGAGAGCAGAAACCTATTCTGGGAAACTCCATTACTGACCGCGGTAAAGTGTGGTTATGAGCGATTGGTACCTCTCCTACTCCAGGAGCGTGCTGATCCCGATGTCGAAGACGCACAGGGCCGAACTACGTTATGGTATGCTGTGGATGGTCGTAATATGGAAATTATCAAACTCCTTACCGACCGATTGCCCAAGTGTCGCATTGATCGAGGCGTTGTGAATGGCACCACCCCATTGCTCCGAGCCATCGAATTGAACAATACGCAGGCAGccaagctgctgctcgaaGCAGGAGCTCAGATTGACCCATTGAGCAAGTTTAATCTCCCTTTTGATTCAGTGGATGATGACCTGTGGGCTCGCCTGCACGGCCTGACTTCGGCTCAGGCGCGACTCATCATGCAGCAGTTCAGCGCGGTGGGCTGCGAGGTAGATAAACGACACGGAACAGCATTGCAAATGGCGATATACCACAACTTGATAGGAGTGGTACGCGTGATACTCGACGAAGGCATCGTGACTGAGGAGTCTGGGTCGTATGCCGTAGCTTGGGCGACAAGTCGGGGAAACCAAGAGATGGTCGAGCTCTTGTTACATGAATGTGTCGACCCAGAGTTTCCTAAGGCCTTATTATTTGCGGCAATGCATGGTCTTGAGGGAATAGCTGAACGAATATTAGATGTCAGTGCCGAACCAACCCCGTCCTCTAGGTCGGGTGTATCGCCATTGGAATGGGCTGTCCGCCGTGGCCATTACGGCGTGGTGGCCCTGCTTGTTGAGAGAGGAGCGGACCTTGAGCAACAAAAGCGAAAAGACCTATTGGTACATGCTATACAGACCAAATATAGCAGGTTATTCAGAGCTCTCGTTAAAGGCGTCGACATGGACCAGGGCGAATATTTAATCCTTCAGCCGCTCTTGAAGACTGTGGGTGATTGGGTGCACAATAATGGCTAA
- the PEP2 gene encoding pepsin-like aspartic protease (COG:O;~EggNog:ENOG410PFB5;~InterPro:IPR021109,IPR033819,IPR001461,IPR001969, IPR033121;~MEROPS:MER0000941;~PFAM:PF00026,PF14543;~SECRETED:SignalP(1-17);~go_component: GO:0000324 - fungal-type vacuole [Evidence IEA];~go_function: GO:0004190 - aspartic-type endopeptidase activity [Evidence IEA];~go_process: GO:0006508 - proteolysis [Evidence IEA]) — protein sequence MKTSLLAASVLLGCASAEVHKLKLNKVPLTEQFITRNIADHANALGQKYMGQFGQQTLQDEPVNAMGRHDVLVDNFLNAQYFSEIELGTPPQTFKVVLDTGSSNLWVPSSECGSIACYLHEKYDSSASSTYKQNGSEFAIQYGSGSLSGFVSQDNLKIGDLKVKGQDFAEATSEPGLAFAFGRFDGILGLGFDAISVNKIVPPFYQMINQGLLDEPVFAFYLGDANKEGDSSVATFGGIDKDHYEGELINIPLRRKAYWEVDLDAIALGDDVAELDNTGVILDTGTSLIALPSNLAEMINAQIGAKKGFTGQYSVECDKRDSLPDLTFTLTGHNFTIGPYDYTLEVQGSCISAFMGMDFPEPVGPLAILGDAFLRKWYSVYDLGNSAVGLAKAK from the exons ATGAAGACCTCCCTGCTCGCAGCTTcggtgctgctgggctgtgCCTCCGCCGAGGTCCACAAGCTTAAGCTCAACAAGGTTCCCTTGACCGAACAATTT ATCACTCGCAACATCGCCGACCACGCAAATGCCCTGGGCCAGAAGTACATGGGCCAGTTCGGACAGCAAACACTTCAGGATGAGCCCGTTAACGCCATGGGCCGCCACGATGTTTTGGTTGACAACTTCTTGAATGCGCAAT ACTTCTCTGAGATCGAGCTCGGTACCCCTCCTCAGACCTTCAAAGTCGTCCTCGACACTGGTAGTTCCAACCTGTGGGTTCCATCGTCGGAGTGCGGCTCCATCGCTTGCTACCTCCACGAGAAGTATGactcttctgcttcgtccaCATACAAGCAGAACGGCAGCGAATTCGCCATCCAGTATGGCTCCGGCAGCCTGAGTGGATTCGTGTCTCAAGACAACCTTAAGATCGGTGACCTGAAAGTCAAGGGCCAGGATTTTGCCGAGGCCACCAGCGAGCCTGGTCTGGCCTTTGCCTTCGGCCGCTTCGATGGAATCCTCGGTCTTGGATTCGATGCCATCTCTGTCAACAAGATTGTTCCCCCCTTCTACCAGATGATTAACCAGGGTCTTCTCGACGAGCCAGTCTTTGCTTTCTACCTTGGTGATGCCAACAAGGAGGGCGACAGCTCCGTCGCTACATTCGGTGGCATCGACAAAGACCACTACGAGGGTGAGCTAATTAACATCCCTCTTCGCCGCAAGGCCTACTGGGAGGTTGACCTTGACGCCATTGCTCTTGGCGACGATGTTGCTGAGCTGGACAACACTGGTGTCATCCTCGACACCGGCACTTCTCTGATTGCTCTGCCTTCCAACCTGGCTGAGATGAT TAACGCCCAGATCGGTGCTAAGAAGGGCTTCACTGGCCAGTACAGCGTCGAGTGCGACAAGCGCGACTCTCTTCCTGACCTTACTTTCACTTTGACTGGCCACAACTTCACCATCGGCCCTTATGACTACACCCTCGAGGTCCAGGGATCTTGCATCAGTGCCTTCATGGGCATGGACTTCCCCGAGCCCGTTGGCCCTCTGGCTATTCTCGGTGATGCTTTCCTGCGCAAGTGGTACAGCGTTTATGACCTCGGTAACAGCGCCGTTGGTCTTGCCAAGGCCAAGTGA